ATGTGTTGGATTCAATTGTGGGAGTCCAAGAAACAAATGCCAAGATACAGACCCATCATCGCAAAAGTCAACTTTGGGCCCTGAAATAGGAAAaacgaaagaaaagaagagagagagtcAAAACCCAGTTACAAGATGGAATAAACAGGGAAGTCACAAAAGCCTAAAAAGATGCAGAACAAAGTATAAACTCATTCACAACAGGAGCTAAAGCTTTGAAGATAACTGGTTTGACTTATGATACGTACGAGTATCTGATTCTATCTTCAAACAAACGTAGACGTCCAAATTTGTGCTTTCCTTCttacctttccttttttttgcatTTGCTAAATATTGacctcactttttattttatgtaaaattacAGGTGGGATCaggatttaaaaaattgtttttactgCCATGGTTAAAGACATATGGCATCATTTACTTGGCTTTCCTAAGCCATAATTTTTGGATATAACATACTCAACCATAATTCTGGCATCATATATGTCTTTACAATTTATATCTCACCGTAGATAATCTCGTATATATCAGCAAACATGGCTAGTAACCTTGTTTTCAGAAATCATGTGTCCACTTCTAAGAATGACGATTTCCTCttctaaatatacatattttacatGCATATCCTAGAACAGATGATTAAGAAAAGAAGTGCAGATTTCCATGAGATAAAAACTGGAATGGAGGATACTTCATCCACTTTCTTTGGAGTTCCTCAATTCATTCAAGAAATGACCGAAACATCTCTATGCATATATGCGCACGTCTTTCCTGTTTTGATGCTTGTTATGGAACCAAAGTgcacaaaagtaaaaaaaaaagtttcagatAGAATTTCTAATTTCCCATGAATGTAGGCCCTCTGACATTAGGATCCGGCTGGAGTCGCCATTCCTTCTCCTTCAGACACTCTAATAGAGACTGTGGCTCATTCCTCGGGTCTGTCACTACACCACACCCATAAGGGGTTGGTCTTTGAAAATTGTTGTAGACACTTCCTTTGTGCTCACCAAAAGCAGACAAAAAACCTGGCTGCAATGGTGGGGGCCCTGGGGACTCCATATATGTGTACTGGTTAGATGGCAAAGGGTTGCTCCATCTATCAAATTGACCAAACCTGTAAGTATCATGATAGGGAACGTTCACATGATTACCAGGACCAGGACTATTCAAATGAGTGGGCTGCATGTAATTGTTAGTCCTTTCAGGTTTGTAATTTTCTCTGTACCAACGCAGCCATTCCGAAGAAGTCATTCTGCCAGGTGGTGTGTATCCACTTGATAGAACAGGAAATCTAGGATCATATCCATGTGGTCCATAAGTAGAACTCCAATCTGGATAACCACTTTTTGGTACTGAGTTGTCAGGAAATAATGGAGAAGATAAACTAGATTGTGCATCAGTAAACCATGCAGCATTATCAGGAAGTAATGGAGCAGAAGGTACTGGAAGGGAATATGTAGCAGAAGAGGAGTAATGGAAGTTTGAAGACTCAACCATTGAACTTGTGACTGAATTCTCAGCTTTATTGATGGAAATACTGGCCAAGGATGAAGAAGCTATTTCCTCAATGGGCTGCAACCTGTGCTCACTAAGGCCATTTGTCCCATTGTTTCTGTTGTGGCTCAAGCTTCCTCTATCAAGGACCCAAGCATTGAGAGAAGGAGGGCCAGCAGAGATTGGGGCTTCAGAGAAAGTATGTGCATTTGATTCCCTTGTTGAAGATTCTTGCTGTTTGAATGATTTGTCACTCCTGAAATCCAAAATGCTGAATTCCCATGGATCACTTTGAGTTTGAGCTGGGTTTTGTGCCAAAAGTAGAGAACTAGCACGGTGCAAACAATCATCGGACAGTAAGCTCTGGTTGTCCTTGTCTTTTGGTGTCATCTTGTCATCAGTAGAGATAGAGCAGTGTGATGGAGCTGAATTGTACCTTGTGAGAGGTCTGAAGAGAATAACTTCCTCTTCTTCCACTACAGAAGATTTTCCATTGGTGCTGGAGCTACTTAGATTATCCTTTACCATCCATTTACCCTGTTCTCCCGTGTCTTTGTTGGTTTGCTGATTAGGCTCTTCCAATTTTGTACTATGGCTGTTGGACTCcacattttttgtttctttcttgtcATGATCTTGATCTGATCTAGCCAGATAAAATTTGTTTCCTAATTTATCACATGTAATCCACTTCTGCCAATTATTTGAACTGCTTGCTATCTTGATTGCTGCTTCTCGGATGCGCTCAGTACGCAATTCAATTCCACTTTCAAAGTTGTCTATGTGTTCCCAATTACCGCAAAAATCCAATGAGAGATATGAACAAGCTATAGGTACAAAGCCCCTTAACTCATAATCCTCCCAAAGAGGAGTTCTATCAAGATGCTTCTCGGTTTCCTTTTTGTCATCCTTTAGATGATTTAGAAGTTCAACaaacatttcaaaaaaataagatatagcTATTGTACTCTTTTGATCGGTTGCACATACTTCATGTATGCTTGAACACCACTCCACAAAAACTAGCACTGAGGGCAACAAGGGGCAATGTATCAAAGAACTAGCCTTTAGGCATCTTTCAATGAAACGTCCCATCAAGCTGAATGCAGCAGTTAATGCCAGTTGCATTAACTGTccatcatttttgttttctgattCATCTTTTCCAAGTTTATCAATCAGATTCGTTAGGGAAAATATGAGAACAGAAACTACTTGTATAGCTCGGAAAGGACCTCTTCTGGCTAAATCCATTTGACTATAGGATTCCAACATGGTCTTTAGTTCTGTATCTTCTAGCTCCATCGTTTTATCCAACTCTCCAATTGTAGATGCCAACGCAATAGAGAATTCCTCTAAACTGTTTCAAGAGATAAGGGGTAAACGACATCAGAAATTCAGAACACATAATAAAAGGAGCTAAAAGTACACATTAATCTAAATTATATGAGTAATTTGTTGACTTGAACAATTTGGTCTGGCACAGTCTGGCATAAACTAACAATGTAGGCATATGATGACACTACTTTGAATAAAGACATAATACTCAAAAGCATTATATGGAATCCAATGTCTACGTTTGTCATCTCAAAATCAACTACAAAATTTCTTCAGCTGTGCAGCTTAACTGTTCATTGGTGCTTCAGACGATACAGGCCCAGAATCAGTTTCTTCTTTAAACCTCTTAACCAGCTCATAACTCAGAAGAGCAACTAGATTTCTAAATATTTTGGACTGCCAACGACAAAAGTACTTATTCTCCATCTTATTTATAAGTAACATGCATGCAGCAATAATCAGTGCAATTAGAAACCTATCATCAGTATCTTTCTTTTGAGGTAGAGAAGGTGTAAAATAGAAAAGCTCTTTATATGATACTCGAAACATAAAATGTATTCACACACAAGGAAATGTAAATACTAACTACTTTGAGGTGACTTGAAACCCTATGcaataaattagttattaacTGTGAACTCAATACATGTGTTCAAGAAGAAATACTAGTCAAGGATACTGTGAATATGAAAGACTCAATTTGACAACAAGAGGGAAAtacaaggaataaaaaaagGCAAGGCAAAATGCcaagaacattttgaaacaaaatgaaatgaatcCAAGATATATACCTTGACGATATGAAGAGGAAGCTTATTGTTCTGACCACAAGAgaccataacttttttaaatgaCTACTTTTGCCTTCAAACTTGTTGCAGTTTGAGCTATCATCTTCCCATTGCACCTTGGTCTCTTCACCAATTCTTCGAGAAGGTTTCAAGAAATCTAAACAGATTTTGCTGGAAACATATTCCAGAGGAGATGACCTGTTCTGCAAGATCATTAATAGAGACACTTGAGAAGATGAAAGTATAAGAAGCTTAGAAACATTGAACAATAGATAGAATGAATTGCAGTGTATCAAAGAGCCTTAATATCATATTACCTTCTCAAACAACAAGATAAGATTGTTCCAGGCATCAGGAAAAGGTTCTTTAACAGCTAAACTTCTTACACAGTGGTAAAGAGCAAGAAATTCATCACCAATATATGTTGCCAGTACAGCCAACTGCAAATAAACAAGGTTAtcataatttgaagaaaaaaaacacaaataaatgataaaagtttCTATTATGCAACGCTGCAATTGATAAGAAACATTTACCTGATTTTGCGGGTTACCACTGTCTGGCCAAATCCTTGTTGCTTCCAAATAATGGGCAGCAGCAACTGACCaattatgattttgagtatCAGGGTTTTCACATTGTTGTTTGTACCTGGCAAGATCCCCC
The nucleotide sequence above comes from Glycine soja cultivar W05 chromosome 11, ASM419377v2, whole genome shotgun sequence. Encoded proteins:
- the LOC114376274 gene encoding protein SMG7L-like yields the protein MATNPSHLPGIHNEEKVVSEIGNSEKQLWALIHSKGLLHSDAQDLYHRVRSSYERIILSNHMFSELQDVEYSLWKLHYKHIDEFRKIIKKTSGNVESKKSGMPQNRAVQGDSGNNLKLFKIFLTEAVEFYQTLIVKLRKHYGVPVEALFYKKGWNSASVEPDVMEKCEYLCHRCLVCMGDLARYKQQCENPDTQNHNWSVAAAHYLEATRIWPDSGNPQNQLAVLATYIGDEFLALYHCVRSLAVKEPFPDAWNNLILLFEKNRSSPLEYVSSKICLDFLKPSRRIGEETKVQWEDDSSNCNKFEGKSSHLKKLWSLVVRTISFLFISSSLEEFSIALASTIGELDKTMELEDTELKTMLESYSQMDLARRGPFRAIQVVSVLIFSLTNLIDKLGKDESENKNDGQLMQLALTAAFSLMGRFIERCLKASSLIHCPLLPSVLVFVEWCSSIHEVCATDQKSTIAISYFFEMFVELLNHLKDDKKETEKHLDRTPLWEDYELRGFVPIACSYLSLDFCGNWEHIDNFESGIELRTERIREAAIKIASSSNNWQKWITCDKLGNKFYLARSDQDHDKKETKNVESNSHSTKLEEPNQQTNKDTGEQGKWMVKDNLSSSSTNGKSSVVEEEEVILFRPLTRYNSAPSHCSISTDDKMTPKDKDNQSLLSDDCLHRASSLLLAQNPAQTQSDPWEFSILDFRSDKSFKQQESSTRESNAHTFSEAPISAGPPSLNAWVLDRGSLSHNRNNGTNGLSEHRLQPIEEIASSSLASISINKAENSVTSSMVESSNFHYSSSATYSLPVPSAPLLPDNAAWFTDAQSSLSSPLFPDNSVPKSGYPDWSSTYGPHGYDPRFPVLSSGYTPPGRMTSSEWLRWYRENYKPERTNNYMQPTHLNSPGPGNHVNVPYHDTYRFGQFDRWSNPLPSNQYTYMESPGPPPLQPGFLSAFGEHKGSVYNNFQRPTPYGCGVVTDPRNEPQSLLECLKEKEWRLQPDPNVRGPTFMGN